From Phycodurus eques isolate BA_2022a chromosome 20, UOR_Pequ_1.1, whole genome shotgun sequence, a single genomic window includes:
- the ubap2l gene encoding ubiquitin-associated protein 2-like isoform X4, with the protein MMTSMGGNRARGNWEQTQQGQTQGQTQHKQRPQATAEQIRLAQMISDHNDADFEEKVKQLIDITGKDQDESMIALHDCNGDVNRAINVLLEGSPDTDSWEMVGKKKGVSGQKEASQPESGEDGKENREKTEKDVARRRGGAPRRGRGAIRGREFRGQENGLDGGKAAVVGRGAERGRRGRGRGRGTLGVSGRRGGRFSAQGMGTFNPADYAEPSQTDENYCGGSTWNNTGGMETEEGARLEYAPGEGTSYPPKFESAPGAWRTPTEEWGTEDWNEDLSETKIFTASTVATIPPPQENVTITKGQRIDLAVLLGKTPPSSSSETEPQLMESPQPSTLPQSLVFSNSKQGPPISQTSSGTPYTQHGMASMLNKSFGEVVDQKPGTTSGTTGSQFLEQYKTAQALAQLAAQHSQTAAPNSNPPSWDTGANSRAQYDMKTQPESAIHTPFAKRPPFQAVTTTTSSMLEVFLPPAAAASSASSLQPQTTSSPHAVPPPVSSHPKMASVTSLSQQVSPTSSGAQGSSPLPLQQHKLRPQKKRTSIATKIPAMAVEMPGSTDISGLNLQFGALQFGSEQALPEYDSGSSNVVPVNPMQNSLYATPNSESTPALSNSSQMDMYEQRAPQSRRYPPSVSSSPQKDMQPKNGFSSLQAAQSMEAAASSAVPVKPTSDSVAAPAPVAGMGTLSDGGSGPASLLTTSNQVSLVGLGQGEELPPSTVPPPQHNSALSSQQNSLAPSSGRTSNSNLVHPNVDGDSSLHSSSFPSVSVVSSSVPSSAAAAHVSLGAPVSAPAPSGLCPVSNMSMGLNTVSMGAQGVASPAAASMSAVAAASAAPSSVTSLSSRNSAASSGKVLPNLPPGVSPLLPNPYIMTPGLLHPYPTQVYGYDDLQMLQTRIPLDYYSIPFATPTTALTGREASLTNNPYSGDLSKFGRGDASSPAPATTLAQNQQQNQTQTHHSTQQPFLNPALPPGYSYTSLPYYTGMPGLPNTFQYGPAMFPVAPTSSKQHGVNVGASATPFQQASGYGSHGYSTGVSVTSSNTGVPDISGSVYTKTQQSFEKQGFHAGTPTASFSLPSALGSGGPINAQAAAGYAPAPFMHILAPHQQPHSQILHHHLQQDAQSGGGQRNQTASLQQKSQINKSAYNSYSWGAN; encoded by the exons atgatgaCGTCCATGGGCGGAAACCGGGCCCGGGGCAACTGGGAACAGACGCAGCAAGGCCAGACGCAGGGTCAGACACAGCACAAGCAAAGGCCTCAG GCCACTGCAGAGCAGATTCGACTTGCGCAGATGATTTCAGACCACAatgatgcagactttgaggAGAAGGTCAAACAG CTCATTGACATCACGGGCAAGGACCAGGATGAGTCTATGATCGCACTGCACGACTGCAACGGGGACGTCAACAGAGCCATCAATGTGTTACTGGAGGGTAGCCCAGACACT GACTCGTGGGAGATGGTGGGGAAGAAGAAAGGCGTTTCGGGCCAGAAGGAGGCCAGCCAGCCGGAGAGTGGTGAGGACGGGAAAGAGAACCGGGAGAAAACAGAGAAGGATGTAGCACGTCGGCGAGGGGGAGCTCCTCGCAGGGGCCGTGGGGCAATCAGAGGGCGAGAGT TCCGAGGTCAAGAGAACGGCTTGGATGGGGGCAAGGCGGCAGTTGTAGGCCGGGGTGCGGAGCGAGGCCGGAGGGGGCGGGGACGAGGAAGAGGGACACTTG GAGTGTCGGGGCGGCGTGGAGGCCGATTCTCAGCGCAGGGCATGGG AACCTTCAACCCTGCCGACTATGCCGAGCCAAGCCAGACAGACGAAAACTACTGCGGAGGCAGCACCTGGAACAACACAGGTGGCATGGAGACAGAAGAAGGAGCTC GATTGGAATACGCTCCGGGAGAGGGAACGTCTTACCCACCTAAGTTTGAGTCCGCACCCG GTGCCTGGAGGACACCCACAGAGGAATGGGGCACTGAGGACTGGAATGAGGAT TTGTCAGAGACCAAGATATTCACAGCATCCACCGTGGCGACCATTCCACCACCGCAAGAGAATGTCACCATCACCAAAGGACAGAG GATTGACCTCGCGGTGCTCTTGGGGAAGACTCCCCCGTCCTCCTCATCTGAAACGGAACCCCAACTCATGGAGTCCCCCCAGCCCTCCACCTTGCCCCAGTCGCTGGTTTTCAGCAACTCCAAGCAAGGACCCCCTATCTCCCAAACCTCCTCCGGCACACCTTACACCCAGCACGGCATG GCCAGCATGCTGAACAAGAGTTTTGGGGAGGTAGTGGACCAGAAACCAGGTACTACCAGCGGGACCACTGGCTCCCAGTTCCTGGAGCAGTATAAAACAGCCCAGGCGCTGGCTCAGCTAGCCGCCCAGCATTCCCAAACTGCGGCCCCTAACTCCAACCCCCCGTCCTGGGACACTGGTGCCAACTCACGGGCACAATACG ATATGAAGACTCAACCAGAGTCGGCCATTCACACGCCTTTCGCGAAGCGCCCGCCATTCCAGGCCGTCACCACCACCACGTCGTCCATGTTGGAAGTTTTCCTGCCTCCCGCCGCTGCCGCCTCCTCCGCTTCCTCCTTGCAGCCGCAAACGACGTCCTCGCCACACGCCGTGCCGCCGCCCGTCTCCTCACATCCGAAAATGGCATCGGTCACGTCTCTGAGTCAGCAGGTTTCTCCGACTTCCTCGGGCGCACAGGGCTCCAGTCCTCTGCCTCTGCAGCAACACAAACTCAGACCGCAGAAGAAGAGGACCTCCATTGCAACAAAG ATTCCGGCGATGGCGGTGGAAATGCCCGGCTCGACAGACATCTCCGGACTTAACCTTCAGTTCGGAGCGCTGCAATTCGGCTCGGAGCAGGCGCTGCCCGAGTACGACTCTGGATCCTCCAACGTGGTGCCTGTCAACCCTATGCAGAATAGTCTCTATGCCACCCCCAACAG TGAGTCAACTCCAGCTCTTTCCAACTCCAGCCAGATGGACATGTATGAGCAGCGAGCGCCTCAGTCGCGACGTTATCCTCCCTCCGTTTCCTCCTCCCCACAGAAGGACATGCAGCCCAAG AATGGCTTCAGTTCACTACAAGCGGCGCAGTCTATGGAAG CTGCAGCGAGTTCTGCAGTACCGGTCAAGCCCACGTCGGACTCTGTGGCAGCACCTGCCCCAGTAGCCGGCATGGGCACTTTGTCGGACGGCGGCTCGGGTCCGGCCTCCCTCCTGACGACGTCCAATCAAGTGTCGCTTGTCGGCCTTGGGCAGGGCGAAGAGCTGCCGCCGAGCACCGTCCCACCTCCTCAACACAACAG TGCGCTCTCGTCACAGCAAAACAGCCTTGCTCCATCGTCGGGTCGAACATCCAACTCAAACTTAGTG CACCCAAACGTAGATGGTGACTCCAGCCTCCATTCCTCCTCATTCCCCTCCGTCTCTGTGGTTTCGTCGTCGGTCCCTTCCTCAGCCGCGGCGGCGCATGTGTCGCTAGGGGCCCCGGTCTCGGCCCCTGCCCCATCTGGTCTCTGCCCAGTAAGCAACATGTCCATGGGCCTCAACACGGTGTCCATGGGCGCGCAGGGCGTGGCCTCTCCCGCCGCTGCCTCGATGTCCGCGGTGGCAGCAGCCTCCGCCGCTCCCTCCTCAGTGACTTCCTTGTCATCGCGCAACTCTGCAGCATCCTCAG GGAAAGTGCTTCCAAATTTGCCCCCCGGAGTGTCCCCTCTGCTGCCCAATCCTTACATCATGACCCCGGGACTACTGCATCCCTACCCA ACTCAGGTGTACGGCTATGACGACCTGCAGATGCTGCAGACAAGAATACCGTTG GATTATTACAGCATTCCCTTTGCAACCCCAACAACAGCACTGACTGGCAGAGAGGCCAGCTTGACCAACAACCCATACTCTG GTGATTTATCCAAGTTCGGTCGAGGTGACGCGTCCTCGCCGGCCCCCGCCACCACATTGGCACAGAATCAGCAGCAGAACCAGACGCAGACGCACCACTCGACCCAGCAGCCTTTCCTCAACCCCGCGCTGCCGCCCGGTTACAGCTACACGAGCCTGCCCTACTACACCGGCATGCCAGGCCTGCCCAACACCTTCCAATACGGCCCTGCTATGTTCCCG gTGGCTCCTACCTCGTCAAAGCAGCACGGAGTGAATGTCGGTGCGTCGGCCACACCCTTCCAACAGGCTAGCGGCTATGGTTCCCATGGATACAGCACTG GCGTGTCCGTGACCTCAAGCAACACCGG
- the ubap2l gene encoding ubiquitin-associated protein 2-like isoform X2, giving the protein MMTSMGGNRARGNWEQTQQGQTQGQTQHKQRPQATAEQIRLAQMISDHNDADFEEKVKQLIDITGKDQDESMIALHDCNGDVNRAINVLLEGSPDTDSWEMVGKKKGVSGQKEASQPESGEDGKENREKTEKDVARRRGGAPRRGRGAIRGREFRGQENGLDGGKAAVVGRGAERGRRGRGRGRGTLGVSGRRGGRFSAQGMGTFNPADYAEPSQTDENYCGGSTWNNTGGMETEEGARLEYAPGEGTSYPPKFESAPGAWRTPTEEWGTEDWNEDLSETKIFTASTVATIPPPQENVTITKGQRIDLAVLLGKTPPSSSSETEPQLMESPQPSTLPQSLVFSNSKQGPPISQTSSGTPYTQHGMASMLNKSFGEVVDQKPGTTSGTTGSQFLEQYKTAQALAQLAAQHSQTAAPNSNPPSWDTGANSRAQYDMKTQPESAIHTPFAKRPPFQAVTTTTSSMLEVFLPPAAAASSASSLQPQTTSSPHAVPPPVSSHPKMASVTSLSQQVSPTSSGAQGSSPLPLQQHKLRPQKKRTSIATKIPAMAVEMPGSTDISGLNLQFGALQFGSEQALPEYDSGSSNVVPVNPMQNSLYATPNSESTPALSNSSQMDMYEQRAPQSRRYPPSVSSSPQKDMQPKNGFSSLQAAQSMEAAASSAVPVKPTSDSVAAPAPVAGMGTLSDGGSGPASLLTTSNQVSLVGLGQGEELPPSTVPPPQHNSALSSQQNSLAPSSGRTSNSNLVHPNVDGDSSLHSSSFPSVSVVSSSVPSSAAAAHVSLGAPVSAPAPSGLCPVSNMSMGLNTVSMGAQGVASPAAASMSAVAAASAAPSSVTSLSSRNSAASSGKVLPNLPPGVSPLLPNPYIMTPGLLHPYPTQVYGYDDLQMLQTRIPLDYYSIPFATPTTALTGREASLTNNPYSGDLSKFGRGDASSPAPATTLAQNQQQNQTQTHHSTQQPFLNPALPPGYSYTSLPYYTGMPGLPNTFQYGPAMFPVAPTSSKQHGVNVGASATPFQQASGYGSHGYSTGYEDVGQASGSGDFCKGGYGNAVAAAAAAAAAAAAAAAAAAQNKPANSVSGPGVGVSVTSSNTGVPDISGSVYTKTQSFEKQGFHAGTPTASFSLPSALGSGGPINAQAAAGYAPAPFMHILAPHQQPHSQILHHHLQQDAQSGGGQRNQTASLQQKSQINKSAYNSYSWGAN; this is encoded by the exons atgatgaCGTCCATGGGCGGAAACCGGGCCCGGGGCAACTGGGAACAGACGCAGCAAGGCCAGACGCAGGGTCAGACACAGCACAAGCAAAGGCCTCAG GCCACTGCAGAGCAGATTCGACTTGCGCAGATGATTTCAGACCACAatgatgcagactttgaggAGAAGGTCAAACAG CTCATTGACATCACGGGCAAGGACCAGGATGAGTCTATGATCGCACTGCACGACTGCAACGGGGACGTCAACAGAGCCATCAATGTGTTACTGGAGGGTAGCCCAGACACT GACTCGTGGGAGATGGTGGGGAAGAAGAAAGGCGTTTCGGGCCAGAAGGAGGCCAGCCAGCCGGAGAGTGGTGAGGACGGGAAAGAGAACCGGGAGAAAACAGAGAAGGATGTAGCACGTCGGCGAGGGGGAGCTCCTCGCAGGGGCCGTGGGGCAATCAGAGGGCGAGAGT TCCGAGGTCAAGAGAACGGCTTGGATGGGGGCAAGGCGGCAGTTGTAGGCCGGGGTGCGGAGCGAGGCCGGAGGGGGCGGGGACGAGGAAGAGGGACACTTG GAGTGTCGGGGCGGCGTGGAGGCCGATTCTCAGCGCAGGGCATGGG AACCTTCAACCCTGCCGACTATGCCGAGCCAAGCCAGACAGACGAAAACTACTGCGGAGGCAGCACCTGGAACAACACAGGTGGCATGGAGACAGAAGAAGGAGCTC GATTGGAATACGCTCCGGGAGAGGGAACGTCTTACCCACCTAAGTTTGAGTCCGCACCCG GTGCCTGGAGGACACCCACAGAGGAATGGGGCACTGAGGACTGGAATGAGGAT TTGTCAGAGACCAAGATATTCACAGCATCCACCGTGGCGACCATTCCACCACCGCAAGAGAATGTCACCATCACCAAAGGACAGAG GATTGACCTCGCGGTGCTCTTGGGGAAGACTCCCCCGTCCTCCTCATCTGAAACGGAACCCCAACTCATGGAGTCCCCCCAGCCCTCCACCTTGCCCCAGTCGCTGGTTTTCAGCAACTCCAAGCAAGGACCCCCTATCTCCCAAACCTCCTCCGGCACACCTTACACCCAGCACGGCATG GCCAGCATGCTGAACAAGAGTTTTGGGGAGGTAGTGGACCAGAAACCAGGTACTACCAGCGGGACCACTGGCTCCCAGTTCCTGGAGCAGTATAAAACAGCCCAGGCGCTGGCTCAGCTAGCCGCCCAGCATTCCCAAACTGCGGCCCCTAACTCCAACCCCCCGTCCTGGGACACTGGTGCCAACTCACGGGCACAATACG ATATGAAGACTCAACCAGAGTCGGCCATTCACACGCCTTTCGCGAAGCGCCCGCCATTCCAGGCCGTCACCACCACCACGTCGTCCATGTTGGAAGTTTTCCTGCCTCCCGCCGCTGCCGCCTCCTCCGCTTCCTCCTTGCAGCCGCAAACGACGTCCTCGCCACACGCCGTGCCGCCGCCCGTCTCCTCACATCCGAAAATGGCATCGGTCACGTCTCTGAGTCAGCAGGTTTCTCCGACTTCCTCGGGCGCACAGGGCTCCAGTCCTCTGCCTCTGCAGCAACACAAACTCAGACCGCAGAAGAAGAGGACCTCCATTGCAACAAAG ATTCCGGCGATGGCGGTGGAAATGCCCGGCTCGACAGACATCTCCGGACTTAACCTTCAGTTCGGAGCGCTGCAATTCGGCTCGGAGCAGGCGCTGCCCGAGTACGACTCTGGATCCTCCAACGTGGTGCCTGTCAACCCTATGCAGAATAGTCTCTATGCCACCCCCAACAG TGAGTCAACTCCAGCTCTTTCCAACTCCAGCCAGATGGACATGTATGAGCAGCGAGCGCCTCAGTCGCGACGTTATCCTCCCTCCGTTTCCTCCTCCCCACAGAAGGACATGCAGCCCAAG AATGGCTTCAGTTCACTACAAGCGGCGCAGTCTATGGAAG CTGCAGCGAGTTCTGCAGTACCGGTCAAGCCCACGTCGGACTCTGTGGCAGCACCTGCCCCAGTAGCCGGCATGGGCACTTTGTCGGACGGCGGCTCGGGTCCGGCCTCCCTCCTGACGACGTCCAATCAAGTGTCGCTTGTCGGCCTTGGGCAGGGCGAAGAGCTGCCGCCGAGCACCGTCCCACCTCCTCAACACAACAG TGCGCTCTCGTCACAGCAAAACAGCCTTGCTCCATCGTCGGGTCGAACATCCAACTCAAACTTAGTG CACCCAAACGTAGATGGTGACTCCAGCCTCCATTCCTCCTCATTCCCCTCCGTCTCTGTGGTTTCGTCGTCGGTCCCTTCCTCAGCCGCGGCGGCGCATGTGTCGCTAGGGGCCCCGGTCTCGGCCCCTGCCCCATCTGGTCTCTGCCCAGTAAGCAACATGTCCATGGGCCTCAACACGGTGTCCATGGGCGCGCAGGGCGTGGCCTCTCCCGCCGCTGCCTCGATGTCCGCGGTGGCAGCAGCCTCCGCCGCTCCCTCCTCAGTGACTTCCTTGTCATCGCGCAACTCTGCAGCATCCTCAG GGAAAGTGCTTCCAAATTTGCCCCCCGGAGTGTCCCCTCTGCTGCCCAATCCTTACATCATGACCCCGGGACTACTGCATCCCTACCCA ACTCAGGTGTACGGCTATGACGACCTGCAGATGCTGCAGACAAGAATACCGTTG GATTATTACAGCATTCCCTTTGCAACCCCAACAACAGCACTGACTGGCAGAGAGGCCAGCTTGACCAACAACCCATACTCTG GTGATTTATCCAAGTTCGGTCGAGGTGACGCGTCCTCGCCGGCCCCCGCCACCACATTGGCACAGAATCAGCAGCAGAACCAGACGCAGACGCACCACTCGACCCAGCAGCCTTTCCTCAACCCCGCGCTGCCGCCCGGTTACAGCTACACGAGCCTGCCCTACTACACCGGCATGCCAGGCCTGCCCAACACCTTCCAATACGGCCCTGCTATGTTCCCG gTGGCTCCTACCTCGTCAAAGCAGCACGGAGTGAATGTCGGTGCGTCGGCCACACCCTTCCAACAGGCTAGCGGCTATGGTTCCCATGGATACAGCACTG GCTATGAGGATGTGGGCCAGGCTTCAGGGAGTGGGGATTTCTGTAAGGGCGGATACGGCAATGCcgtggccgccgccgccgccgctgctgccgccgccgctgccgccgccgccgccgctgctcaAAACAAGCCGGCCAACTCCGTCAGCGGGCCCGGAGTCG GCGTGTCCGTGACCTCAAGCAACACCGG
- the ubap2l gene encoding ubiquitin-associated protein 2-like isoform X1 → MMTSMGGNRARGNWEQTQQGQTQGQTQHKQRPQATAEQIRLAQMISDHNDADFEEKVKQLIDITGKDQDESMIALHDCNGDVNRAINVLLEGSPDTDSWEMVGKKKGVSGQKEASQPESGEDGKENREKTEKDVARRRGGAPRRGRGAIRGREFRGQENGLDGGKAAVVGRGAERGRRGRGRGRGTLGVSGRRGGRFSAQGMGTFNPADYAEPSQTDENYCGGSTWNNTGGMETEEGARLEYAPGEGTSYPPKFESAPGAWRTPTEEWGTEDWNEDLSETKIFTASTVATIPPPQENVTITKGQRIDLAVLLGKTPPSSSSETEPQLMESPQPSTLPQSLVFSNSKQGPPISQTSSGTPYTQHGMASMLNKSFGEVVDQKPGTTSGTTGSQFLEQYKTAQALAQLAAQHSQTAAPNSNPPSWDTGANSRAQYDMKTQPESAIHTPFAKRPPFQAVTTTTSSMLEVFLPPAAAASSASSLQPQTTSSPHAVPPPVSSHPKMASVTSLSQQVSPTSSGAQGSSPLPLQQHKLRPQKKRTSIATKIPAMAVEMPGSTDISGLNLQFGALQFGSEQALPEYDSGSSNVVPVNPMQNSLYATPNSESTPALSNSSQMDMYEQRAPQSRRYPPSVSSSPQKDMQPKNGFSSLQAAQSMEAAASSAVPVKPTSDSVAAPAPVAGMGTLSDGGSGPASLLTTSNQVSLVGLGQGEELPPSTVPPPQHNSALSSQQNSLAPSSGRTSNSNLVHPNVDGDSSLHSSSFPSVSVVSSSVPSSAAAAHVSLGAPVSAPAPSGLCPVSNMSMGLNTVSMGAQGVASPAAASMSAVAAASAAPSSVTSLSSRNSAASSGKVLPNLPPGVSPLLPNPYIMTPGLLHPYPTQVYGYDDLQMLQTRIPLDYYSIPFATPTTALTGREASLTNNPYSGDLSKFGRGDASSPAPATTLAQNQQQNQTQTHHSTQQPFLNPALPPGYSYTSLPYYTGMPGLPNTFQYGPAMFPVAPTSSKQHGVNVGASATPFQQASGYGSHGYSTGYEDVGQASGSGDFCKGGYGNAVAAAAAAAAAAAAAAAAAAQNKPANSVSGPGVGVSVTSSNTGVPDISGSVYTKTQQSFEKQGFHAGTPTASFSLPSALGSGGPINAQAAAGYAPAPFMHILAPHQQPHSQILHHHLQQDAQSGGGQRNQTASLQQKSQINKSAYNSYSWGAN, encoded by the exons atgatgaCGTCCATGGGCGGAAACCGGGCCCGGGGCAACTGGGAACAGACGCAGCAAGGCCAGACGCAGGGTCAGACACAGCACAAGCAAAGGCCTCAG GCCACTGCAGAGCAGATTCGACTTGCGCAGATGATTTCAGACCACAatgatgcagactttgaggAGAAGGTCAAACAG CTCATTGACATCACGGGCAAGGACCAGGATGAGTCTATGATCGCACTGCACGACTGCAACGGGGACGTCAACAGAGCCATCAATGTGTTACTGGAGGGTAGCCCAGACACT GACTCGTGGGAGATGGTGGGGAAGAAGAAAGGCGTTTCGGGCCAGAAGGAGGCCAGCCAGCCGGAGAGTGGTGAGGACGGGAAAGAGAACCGGGAGAAAACAGAGAAGGATGTAGCACGTCGGCGAGGGGGAGCTCCTCGCAGGGGCCGTGGGGCAATCAGAGGGCGAGAGT TCCGAGGTCAAGAGAACGGCTTGGATGGGGGCAAGGCGGCAGTTGTAGGCCGGGGTGCGGAGCGAGGCCGGAGGGGGCGGGGACGAGGAAGAGGGACACTTG GAGTGTCGGGGCGGCGTGGAGGCCGATTCTCAGCGCAGGGCATGGG AACCTTCAACCCTGCCGACTATGCCGAGCCAAGCCAGACAGACGAAAACTACTGCGGAGGCAGCACCTGGAACAACACAGGTGGCATGGAGACAGAAGAAGGAGCTC GATTGGAATACGCTCCGGGAGAGGGAACGTCTTACCCACCTAAGTTTGAGTCCGCACCCG GTGCCTGGAGGACACCCACAGAGGAATGGGGCACTGAGGACTGGAATGAGGAT TTGTCAGAGACCAAGATATTCACAGCATCCACCGTGGCGACCATTCCACCACCGCAAGAGAATGTCACCATCACCAAAGGACAGAG GATTGACCTCGCGGTGCTCTTGGGGAAGACTCCCCCGTCCTCCTCATCTGAAACGGAACCCCAACTCATGGAGTCCCCCCAGCCCTCCACCTTGCCCCAGTCGCTGGTTTTCAGCAACTCCAAGCAAGGACCCCCTATCTCCCAAACCTCCTCCGGCACACCTTACACCCAGCACGGCATG GCCAGCATGCTGAACAAGAGTTTTGGGGAGGTAGTGGACCAGAAACCAGGTACTACCAGCGGGACCACTGGCTCCCAGTTCCTGGAGCAGTATAAAACAGCCCAGGCGCTGGCTCAGCTAGCCGCCCAGCATTCCCAAACTGCGGCCCCTAACTCCAACCCCCCGTCCTGGGACACTGGTGCCAACTCACGGGCACAATACG ATATGAAGACTCAACCAGAGTCGGCCATTCACACGCCTTTCGCGAAGCGCCCGCCATTCCAGGCCGTCACCACCACCACGTCGTCCATGTTGGAAGTTTTCCTGCCTCCCGCCGCTGCCGCCTCCTCCGCTTCCTCCTTGCAGCCGCAAACGACGTCCTCGCCACACGCCGTGCCGCCGCCCGTCTCCTCACATCCGAAAATGGCATCGGTCACGTCTCTGAGTCAGCAGGTTTCTCCGACTTCCTCGGGCGCACAGGGCTCCAGTCCTCTGCCTCTGCAGCAACACAAACTCAGACCGCAGAAGAAGAGGACCTCCATTGCAACAAAG ATTCCGGCGATGGCGGTGGAAATGCCCGGCTCGACAGACATCTCCGGACTTAACCTTCAGTTCGGAGCGCTGCAATTCGGCTCGGAGCAGGCGCTGCCCGAGTACGACTCTGGATCCTCCAACGTGGTGCCTGTCAACCCTATGCAGAATAGTCTCTATGCCACCCCCAACAG TGAGTCAACTCCAGCTCTTTCCAACTCCAGCCAGATGGACATGTATGAGCAGCGAGCGCCTCAGTCGCGACGTTATCCTCCCTCCGTTTCCTCCTCCCCACAGAAGGACATGCAGCCCAAG AATGGCTTCAGTTCACTACAAGCGGCGCAGTCTATGGAAG CTGCAGCGAGTTCTGCAGTACCGGTCAAGCCCACGTCGGACTCTGTGGCAGCACCTGCCCCAGTAGCCGGCATGGGCACTTTGTCGGACGGCGGCTCGGGTCCGGCCTCCCTCCTGACGACGTCCAATCAAGTGTCGCTTGTCGGCCTTGGGCAGGGCGAAGAGCTGCCGCCGAGCACCGTCCCACCTCCTCAACACAACAG TGCGCTCTCGTCACAGCAAAACAGCCTTGCTCCATCGTCGGGTCGAACATCCAACTCAAACTTAGTG CACCCAAACGTAGATGGTGACTCCAGCCTCCATTCCTCCTCATTCCCCTCCGTCTCTGTGGTTTCGTCGTCGGTCCCTTCCTCAGCCGCGGCGGCGCATGTGTCGCTAGGGGCCCCGGTCTCGGCCCCTGCCCCATCTGGTCTCTGCCCAGTAAGCAACATGTCCATGGGCCTCAACACGGTGTCCATGGGCGCGCAGGGCGTGGCCTCTCCCGCCGCTGCCTCGATGTCCGCGGTGGCAGCAGCCTCCGCCGCTCCCTCCTCAGTGACTTCCTTGTCATCGCGCAACTCTGCAGCATCCTCAG GGAAAGTGCTTCCAAATTTGCCCCCCGGAGTGTCCCCTCTGCTGCCCAATCCTTACATCATGACCCCGGGACTACTGCATCCCTACCCA ACTCAGGTGTACGGCTATGACGACCTGCAGATGCTGCAGACAAGAATACCGTTG GATTATTACAGCATTCCCTTTGCAACCCCAACAACAGCACTGACTGGCAGAGAGGCCAGCTTGACCAACAACCCATACTCTG GTGATTTATCCAAGTTCGGTCGAGGTGACGCGTCCTCGCCGGCCCCCGCCACCACATTGGCACAGAATCAGCAGCAGAACCAGACGCAGACGCACCACTCGACCCAGCAGCCTTTCCTCAACCCCGCGCTGCCGCCCGGTTACAGCTACACGAGCCTGCCCTACTACACCGGCATGCCAGGCCTGCCCAACACCTTCCAATACGGCCCTGCTATGTTCCCG gTGGCTCCTACCTCGTCAAAGCAGCACGGAGTGAATGTCGGTGCGTCGGCCACACCCTTCCAACAGGCTAGCGGCTATGGTTCCCATGGATACAGCACTG GCTATGAGGATGTGGGCCAGGCTTCAGGGAGTGGGGATTTCTGTAAGGGCGGATACGGCAATGCcgtggccgccgccgccgccgctgctgccgccgccgctgccgccgccgccgccgctgctcaAAACAAGCCGGCCAACTCCGTCAGCGGGCCCGGAGTCG GCGTGTCCGTGACCTCAAGCAACACCGG